Part of the Nisaea sediminum genome is shown below.
GCGAGCGCCTCGCGAAGGAGGGCATGCCGCACGAGGGCATCGACATGCTGTTCCGCGGCGAGAAAAGGCGCATCGATTTCCCGAGCCTCACCGGCGGCAAGAAGGTCACGGTCTACGGCCAGCAGGAGGTCGTGAAGGACCTGATCAGGCTGAAGAAGGACTTCGACGGCCAGATCTTCTTCGAGTCGGAAGACGTCGCGATCCACGGCGCCGAGAGCGACAGCCCGTCGCTTTCCTTCACACATGGTGGCGAGAAGAAGGCGCTCTCCTGCGATTTCATTGCCGGATGCGACGGCTTTCACGGCGTCGCCCGCCAGTCCATTCCGGACGCGAAGCTGAAGCTGTTCGAGAAAATCTATCCCTTCGCCTGGCTCGGTATCCTTGCGGATGCGGCGCCGGCGCAGGACGAACTGATCTATTCCCGGCACGAGAACGGCTTCGCGCTGTTCAGCATGCGCTCGCCCGAGGTCACCCGCCTCTACCTGCAGTGCGATCCGGAAGAGAATCTGGGCGAATGGCCGGACAGCCGGGTCTGGGACGAGCTGCACCGACGTCTTGAGGCGAAGGACGGTTTTCGCGTCAACGAGGGCCGGATCACCCGCAAGGACGTCACCCCGATGCGGAGCTTCGTCTGCGAGACCATGCGCCACGGCCGGCTGTTCCTTGCCGGTGACGCCGCGCATATCGTGCCGCCGACCGGTGCGAAAGGGCTCAATCTCGCGGCCGGCGACGTGAAGCTGCTGAGCGATGCGCTTGCTGCCTATTTCAAGTCCGGCGACACCGCGCAGCTCGACGGATATGAGGCGCTGGCCCTCAAGCGGATCTGGGCGGCGCAGCGCTTTTCCTGGTTCATGACGCGGCTGCTGCACAAGGATCCGGGCGCCAACGCGTTCGACGAGGAAGTGCAGTTCGCGGATCTCGACTACTTCACGGGAACCGAGGCCGGACGCAGGACCATCGCGGAGAACTATGTCGGGCTTCCGTTCGGCTGGACCGGAGCTGCCTGAGGCTGCGCACTTTCGCCGGTTGGCGCCCGGCCGCATCCGCGCTAAGAACCGGTTATGAGCGAAGATCTCAATGCGCTGATGAAAATGGTCGAGGCGGGTCGGACCGACGCCGCCGAGCCCGGTCTCGTGGCCTTTGTCGAGGCGAACCCGCGGCAGCCCGCGGCGCAGTTTTATCTCGGGATCATCCGCCTGAAACAGGGGCGAAACGCGGAGGCTGCGGCAGCATACAGGGCCGCGGCCCGCGGCCTGCCTGGCGTTGCGGCGGTTCATTCGAACCTGGCGCTCGCGTCGCACCGCGCGGGGGAGCCGGAGGTGGCGCGCCTTGCATCGCGGCGGGCGGCGCTTCTCGCTCCGGAGGGCGGCGGCCCCTATGTCGTGACATCGGAGGCTGCCGCTGCTGGAGCCGATGCGGCTGCCGCGCTGCGCGCGGCAAAGCGGGCCTTTTACCTAGATCCGAAAAGCCAGTGTGGTCTTTTGCTGGAAGCTGCCCGCAAGGCGGGCGACACGATGCGTGTGGAGGCTGCGGTTGCGAGGCTGCTGGCGACAGATCCGAGGGATCGCGCGGCCTCGATCAACAGCGCCCACCAATTGCTGAAAAACGGCTACGGCGCTGACGCCGAGCGGCTCTACCGCAACATCCTGGAGAAAAGCCCGAACGATCCGGACCTCTGGTTCAATCTCGGTGTGACGCTGATCGAGTCCGACCGTTTCGAGGACGCGGCAGAGCCCTATGCGCGGCGCGCGCGACTCGTGCATGGCCGGCCGCTGAACGATGCACCGGCCTATGCGGAGATGCCCGCGGATCCGGTGGTCCCCGTCGACCGGACCTGCGCCCGCCATCGCCTGAAACACGATGCCGAACAGTACCATTACCTGACGGAGCAGGGCGTTCTGCCGCCCGAGTATCAGGACGAATGGAAGACCTATCAGGAGCTCCTCGACGGGCTCGATCCCGAGGAGCGGGACGCGATCTCCTTCAAGCTCGACGATGCGCGCTATGGACGGATCGCGCGCTCCTACAACCGCTTCGTCCATATTGCCGCGACAGGCTGGGCAGATGCGGATCCAATGAACCCCGATCTCGACTGGTCCGCGATCGAGGAAAGCTATCTCGATGCCGACCCGCAGGCGGTGGCGATCGATGCGCTGCTCAACGGCGAAGCGCTCGCCGCCATCCGGCGTTTCTGCTTCGAGTCGACGATCTGGCACCAACTGAAGGGCGCCGGCTATCTCGGCGCCTATTACCGCTCCGGTTTCAACGATCCCCTGCTCTTCGCCATCGGACGTGGGCTCAGGGAACGCATGTCGC
Proteins encoded:
- the pobA gene encoding 4-hydroxybenzoate 3-monooxygenase → MKTQVGIIGAGPAGLMLAQVLRLHGIDSVILEQRSEDYVLSRIRAGVLEHPAVEFLHAMGAGERLAKEGMPHEGIDMLFRGEKRRIDFPSLTGGKKVTVYGQQEVVKDLIRLKKDFDGQIFFESEDVAIHGAESDSPSLSFTHGGEKKALSCDFIAGCDGFHGVARQSIPDAKLKLFEKIYPFAWLGILADAAPAQDELIYSRHENGFALFSMRSPEVTRLYLQCDPEENLGEWPDSRVWDELHRRLEAKDGFRVNEGRITRKDVTPMRSFVCETMRHGRLFLAGDAAHIVPPTGAKGLNLAAGDVKLLSDALAAYFKSGDTAQLDGYEALALKRIWAAQRFSWFMTRLLHKDPGANAFDEEVQFADLDYFTGTEAGRRTIAENYVGLPFGWTGAA
- a CDS encoding tetratricopeptide repeat protein, with product MSEDLNALMKMVEAGRTDAAEPGLVAFVEANPRQPAAQFYLGIIRLKQGRNAEAAAAYRAAARGLPGVAAVHSNLALASHRAGEPEVARLASRRAALLAPEGGGPYVVTSEAAAAGADAAAALRAAKRAFYLDPKSQCGLLLEAARKAGDTMRVEAAVARLLATDPRDRAASINSAHQLLKNGYGADAERLYRNILEKSPNDPDLWFNLGVTLIESDRFEDAAEPYARRARLVHGRPLNDAPAYAEMPADPVVPVDRTCARHRLKHDAEQYHYLTEQGVLPPEYQDEWKTYQELLDGLDPEERDAISFKLDDARYGRIARSYNRFVHIAATGWADADPMNPDLDWSAIEESYLDADPQAVAIDALLNGEALAAIRRFCFESTIWHQLKGAGYLGAYYRSGFNDPLLFAIGRGLRERMSRVLGPHGLKLMWAYKYDQHMSGINPHADFAAVNVNFWINHAESNLDPESGGLLVFRKPAPKDWTFQRYNTAPAEEIYAALGEDRNNPIRVPNRENRALLFDSRLFHETDRFSFKDGYIHRRINITMLFGHGGT